The Litchfieldia alkalitelluris genome has a window encoding:
- the tuaH gene encoding teichuronic acid biosynthesis protein TuaH, with amino-acid sequence MINMETLHVIVATGEWNGDQLRYRRHRLAEFLLKQKDTIEVIWLCPSPSPGHKKEAYITLPNGIKQWTIADFLPQKPFRIGRYIDIMYKEKLNPLIDYLKKFENIKVQLWYTFPGFPILSSLFRFDKVIYDCSDLWAAPMNGGSSIVSKLREKIILQAEERLIHKAGTVFCTSDYLRNKIETKVGSSERIHTFENGVDFELFENKQKELPYDFKTPVIGFIGGIKPKLDFDLIKQVAKQRQEWTFLFVGPDGTNGLQEFKELLNEKNVVWTGSVDPLEVPKYMELVDIGIMPYKHSIYNEAVFPLKLFEFLAAGKPVVGAHLPSTKKYQEKFVYSYLENNNVGDFVSECEELLKMKNCQNHINRRKELAYTKNWDHIFQEMIQTSQ; translated from the coding sequence ATGATTAATATGGAGACCCTTCACGTGATTGTTGCTACTGGAGAATGGAACGGTGATCAACTTAGGTACAGGCGCCATCGGTTAGCGGAATTTTTACTAAAACAAAAAGATACTATAGAAGTGATTTGGCTTTGTCCAAGTCCCAGTCCTGGTCATAAGAAAGAAGCGTATATCACCTTACCTAACGGCATTAAGCAATGGACCATTGCAGATTTTCTTCCACAAAAGCCGTTTCGCATTGGCCGGTACATTGACATAATGTATAAAGAAAAATTAAATCCATTAATTGATTATCTAAAGAAGTTTGAAAACATCAAGGTTCAATTGTGGTATACATTTCCGGGTTTTCCGATTCTCTCATCATTATTTAGGTTTGATAAAGTAATTTATGACTGTAGTGATTTATGGGCAGCTCCTATGAATGGCGGTAGTTCGATAGTGTCTAAGTTGAGAGAAAAAATTATATTACAAGCTGAGGAGCGACTGATTCATAAAGCTGGTACTGTGTTTTGTACATCTGACTACTTAAGAAATAAAATAGAAACAAAGGTAGGATCTTCTGAGCGAATTCATACGTTTGAAAATGGAGTCGATTTTGAACTTTTTGAAAATAAACAGAAGGAGTTACCATATGATTTCAAGACACCTGTGATCGGTTTTATTGGTGGAATAAAGCCTAAGCTTGATTTTGACCTGATTAAGCAGGTCGCTAAGCAACGTCAGGAATGGACATTTCTTTTTGTAGGACCAGACGGAACGAATGGACTTCAAGAGTTTAAAGAATTATTAAATGAAAAAAATGTGGTGTGGACGGGGAGTGTAGATCCTCTAGAGGTACCTAAATATATGGAATTAGTCGATATTGGAATCATGCCATATAAGCATTCAATATATAATGAGGCAGTTTTTCCTCTTAAATTATTCGAATTCCTAGCAGCAGGAAAGCCTGTAGTAGGAGCTCATTTACCTTCAACAAAAAAATACCAAGAAAAATTTGTTTACTCGTATTTGGAAAATAATAATGTTGGAGATTTTGTGTCTGAATGTGAAGAATTACTAAAAATGAAGAATTGTCAAAATCATATTAATAGAAGGAAAGAGCTAGCTTATACAAAAAATTGGGATCATATATTTCAAGAAATGATTCAAACATCGCAATAG
- the tuaG gene encoding teichuronic acid biosynthesis protein TuaG yields MTKKPIVSIITPSYNAIQYINSTIESVKNQSFEDWEMIIVDDCSTDGTQQLLQIHKEQDERIKVVYLEENSGAAVARNTALKYASARFIAFLDSDDRWKPEKLERQLSFMREKDLSFTFTAYELMNQEGSLLNKKIAAPAQISYQEMLKNTIIGCLTVMIDREKVGDFRMPNIRTRQDMATWLSILKKGHIAFGLNETLAEYRIGNPSISKNKWKAASMNWFVYRKIEKLNVFMACWCFSHYAFHALMKRI; encoded by the coding sequence ATGACTAAAAAGCCTATTGTCTCAATCATTACACCTTCATACAATGCCATCCAATATATCAATAGCACAATTGAATCAGTAAAAAATCAGAGCTTCGAGGACTGGGAAATGATTATTGTGGATGATTGTTCAACAGACGGTACACAACAGCTATTGCAAATACATAAAGAGCAGGATGAAAGAATAAAGGTCGTTTATTTAGAGGAAAATAGTGGTGCAGCGGTTGCTCGTAATACTGCCTTGAAATATGCAAGTGCTAGATTTATTGCCTTTTTAGATAGTGATGATCGGTGGAAACCGGAAAAGCTTGAAAGACAGCTCTCCTTTATGAGAGAAAAGGACTTATCCTTCACATTTACAGCTTATGAGCTTATGAATCAGGAAGGATCGTTATTAAATAAAAAGATAGCCGCTCCAGCGCAGATATCTTATCAAGAGATGCTAAAAAATACGATTATTGGTTGTCTAACGGTAATGATTGATCGAGAAAAAGTTGGGGACTTTCGTATGCCAAATATACGAACAAGGCAGGATATGGCCACTTGGCTCTCTATTCTTAAAAAAGGTCATATTGCTTTTGGCTTAAATGAAACATTAGCAGAATATCGTATTGGTAATCCATCAATCTCAAAGAATAAGTGGAAAGCTGCTTCTATGAATTGGTTCGTCTACCGCAAGATTGAAAAGTTAAATGTATTTATGGCATGTTGGTGCTTTTCACATTATGCCTTTCATGCTTTGATGAAAAGAATATAA
- the tuaE gene encoding teichuronic acid biosynthesis protein TuaE, with protein MVINHKLLRITVIGFLLTVLFLVSEALGMTEQMFLFISLWIIIGVLGFIAYYVEVKNIIVPLMFLLICSTFLNQSIFTIHLGFFSLFLYRMLLITVVTLFVLHIFKEKNFIDYWNQVHVKGILLFFLVWIVYGTISLLWVKSLIAGIKYLFLLGIGIAFIFLAVFLLKKLSQLFAVYLFWSVMSMLLLILGCVNHFGHIQLPSSTLYGAPEYKLGYPTAVFFNQNDFATFLTISFFFYFSALKNSRNSYFKCGAFILSGLSVYMIYLTESRASLLAIGVGLIIYVLMIVPSLLKKVIVITSALTITLLFYLNIEKIYSILLQLSEASTESTSSNVVRLNLIKNTFAFFIESFGFGVGVGNLPFYLENQAIYDTNHVVEVHNWLVEIIGNFGWGIFLGYLTMYIYLIHRLYCFYKKRLGNQAKWLVEAAILSLIAFLVSSISPSSVSNLFFHWVFLGFVISLLSVLRGKESQDVIDNWHEGVAQK; from the coding sequence ATGGTCATCAATCACAAACTTCTTCGGATAACTGTAATAGGTTTTTTATTAACTGTACTATTCTTAGTATCTGAAGCCTTGGGCATGACAGAGCAGATGTTTCTTTTTATAAGTCTGTGGATAATAATCGGTGTTTTAGGATTTATTGCCTATTACGTAGAAGTCAAAAATATCATTGTTCCACTTATGTTTTTGTTAATTTGCTCTACGTTTCTCAATCAATCCATTTTTACGATTCACTTAGGGTTCTTTAGTTTATTTTTATACAGAATGCTATTGATTACCGTGGTGACGTTATTTGTTTTACATATATTCAAAGAAAAAAACTTTATAGATTATTGGAATCAAGTTCATGTAAAAGGAATTCTCTTATTTTTCCTTGTATGGATTGTTTATGGAACCATTTCATTGTTATGGGTAAAGTCGCTTATCGCAGGTATTAAATACTTGTTCTTACTTGGCATTGGAATAGCGTTTATTTTTTTAGCTGTTTTTTTATTAAAAAAACTCTCGCAATTGTTTGCTGTTTATCTCTTTTGGTCTGTCATGTCCATGCTTTTATTAATTCTTGGATGTGTGAATCATTTCGGTCATATTCAGCTTCCGAGTTCGACTCTTTATGGAGCACCTGAATATAAATTAGGTTATCCAACAGCAGTATTCTTCAATCAAAATGATTTTGCAACATTCTTAACGATCTCGTTCTTTTTTTACTTTTCTGCCTTGAAAAATAGTCGTAATTCATATTTCAAATGTGGAGCATTTATTCTAAGTGGGTTATCGGTATATATGATTTATCTAACGGAATCAAGGGCAAGTCTGTTAGCTATTGGTGTCGGATTGATCATCTATGTGTTAATGATTGTTCCGAGTTTACTAAAAAAGGTAATCGTGATAACAAGTGCCTTAACAATCACATTACTATTCTATCTAAATATTGAAAAGATATATTCTATCTTATTACAGCTAAGTGAAGCTTCAACAGAGAGTACTTCGTCAAATGTGGTCAGGTTAAATTTAATTAAAAATACATTCGCTTTTTTTATTGAATCATTTGGATTTGGTGTGGGTGTTGGAAATCTTCCATTTTATCTTGAGAATCAAGCAATTTATGATACAAATCACGTGGTTGAGGTGCATAATTGGCTCGTTGAGATTATCGGAAACTTTGGCTGGGGAATTTTTCTTGGTTATTTGACTATGTATATCTACTTAATCCATAGGCTTTACTGTTTTTATAAAAAAAGACTGGGTAATCAAGCGAAGTGGCTTGTGGAAGCGGCAATTCTCAGTCTAATCGCATTCTTAGTCTCTAGTATTAGTCCTAGTTCTGTTAGCAATCTATTTTTCCATTGGGTATTTCTAGGGTTTGTCATCTCTTTATTATCTGTATTACGAGGTAAGGAAAGTCAAGACGTTATTGATAATTGGCATGAAGGAGTAGCACAAAAATGA
- a CDS encoding NAD-dependent epimerase/dehydratase family protein: MTKVIVTGGAGFIGSHIVEELLDHHFEVVVIDNFSSGRRENISHLPVETIDYDITCPKVVDMIVSINPDYIIHQAAQVSVAESVKDPVKDQQVNVKGSLHIIEAAIQSNVTKLVFASSAAVYGNPTRLPISLEHPTNPESPYGLTKMMVEHYLQLSYKLYQLPYSILRYSNVFGPRQDAHGEGGVIAIFTDCLQKGRSPKIYGDGTQTRDFIFVKDVARANVKAMLASENLCLNISTNQSLSINELFKAMKEVAEVDLVSHYVEQRQGDIKHSLLENKATRALLNWEPTFELLDGLAATIEYSRRQSEKREEAVIS, translated from the coding sequence ATGACGAAGGTAATTGTAACTGGTGGGGCTGGATTTATCGGATCACATATTGTCGAAGAATTACTTGATCATCATTTTGAAGTCGTTGTTATTGATAACTTTTCATCAGGACGAAGGGAAAATATTTCACATTTACCTGTTGAAACGATCGATTATGATATTACCTGCCCAAAAGTAGTTGATATGATTGTCTCTATTAATCCAGACTATATTATCCATCAAGCGGCACAGGTGAGTGTCGCAGAATCAGTAAAGGACCCTGTCAAGGATCAACAGGTTAATGTAAAGGGCTCTCTTCACATCATTGAAGCTGCGATTCAATCAAACGTTACAAAGCTAGTGTTTGCTTCATCGGCTGCTGTGTACGGAAATCCAACAAGGTTACCAATCTCCTTAGAGCATCCAACGAATCCAGAGTCTCCTTATGGATTAACCAAGATGATGGTTGAACATTATTTGCAGCTATCTTATAAATTGTATCAACTGCCTTACAGTATCTTGCGGTACAGCAATGTTTTTGGGCCGAGACAGGATGCACATGGTGAGGGAGGAGTGATCGCTATTTTTACAGATTGCCTTCAAAAAGGCAGATCACCAAAGATTTATGGTGATGGAACACAAACCAGAGATTTTATCTTTGTAAAGGACGTTGCTCGTGCGAATGTAAAAGCGATGCTAGCTAGTGAAAATCTATGTTTAAATATCTCGACGAATCAATCACTTTCAATCAATGAACTTTTTAAGGCGATGAAGGAGGTTGCAGAGGTAGATTTAGTTTCACATTATGTAGAACAACGTCAGGGTGATATTAAGCATAGTTTACTAGAAAATAAGGCAACCAGAGCCTTATTGAACTGGGAGCCGACATTCGAACTTTTAGATGGGCTTGCAGCAACGATTGAATATTCCCGCCGCCAAAGCGAAAAAAGGGAAGAGGCAGTGATTTCGTAA
- the tuaD gene encoding UDP-glucose 6-dehydrogenase TuaD, translating into MAKMAVIGTGYVGLVSGTCFAEVGNDVTCCDVDQTKISNLQRAIMPIYEPGLKELVQRNMECGTLRFTVEIGDAIKEADIVYIAVGTPMRSTGEADLTYVKQVAKTIGENLNGYKIIVTKSTVPVGTGKIIKKIIKEYSCLQVPFDIVSNPEFLREGAAIKETLQMERAVIGASSGHAFQIMSKLHEPFTSTIVKTTVETAELIKYAANAFLATKISFINDIANICERVGADVTKISEGIGLDSRIGKKFLQAGVGFGGSCFPKDTAALLHIATENGYDFKLMKAVMETNEAQRVQLVKKLEAELGSLKGKSISVLGLAFKPDTDDVRSSPALDIIPYLVSQGATVKAYDPIAINEAKKRLGYQCVYSENLYETLTDTDACLILTDWNQVKELDLIKTKSILTQPLIVDGRNLFSLEMMEELGYTYLSVGRPATNKIVDLTKAL; encoded by the coding sequence ATGGCGAAAATGGCTGTGATAGGTACGGGTTATGTTGGTCTTGTTTCAGGTACTTGCTTTGCGGAAGTGGGAAACGATGTAACATGCTGTGATGTTGATCAAACAAAGATTAGTAATCTACAAAGAGCAATTATGCCAATCTATGAACCTGGCTTAAAAGAGCTTGTACAAAGGAATATGGAATGTGGAACACTTCGCTTTACGGTTGAGATAGGGGATGCGATAAAAGAAGCTGATATCGTTTATATTGCGGTGGGTACTCCGATGCGTTCTACAGGAGAGGCGGATTTAACATACGTGAAACAAGTCGCCAAGACAATTGGAGAAAACTTAAACGGATATAAAATAATTGTAACAAAAAGTACAGTGCCGGTTGGAACGGGAAAGATAATTAAAAAAATTATTAAAGAGTACTCATGCCTTCAAGTTCCATTTGATATTGTATCAAACCCTGAATTTTTAAGAGAAGGTGCGGCCATTAAAGAAACCTTACAGATGGAACGGGCTGTTATAGGTGCATCAAGTGGCCATGCATTTCAAATTATGTCAAAACTACATGAGCCGTTCACATCAACCATCGTAAAAACAACAGTAGAAACAGCAGAATTAATTAAATATGCTGCAAATGCATTTTTAGCGACGAAAATATCATTTATTAACGATATCGCCAACATCTGTGAACGCGTTGGAGCAGATGTCACGAAAATATCGGAGGGTATTGGGTTAGACAGTAGAATTGGTAAAAAGTTTTTACAAGCAGGAGTGGGGTTTGGCGGTTCTTGTTTCCCAAAAGATACGGCAGCTCTTTTACATATTGCAACTGAAAATGGCTATGATTTTAAGTTAATGAAAGCTGTAATGGAAACAAACGAGGCTCAACGTGTTCAACTCGTAAAGAAGCTTGAGGCGGAATTAGGTTCATTAAAAGGGAAGTCAATCAGTGTCCTAGGTCTTGCTTTTAAGCCAGATACCGATGATGTAAGGTCATCTCCCGCATTAGATATTATCCCGTATCTAGTGAGCCAGGGAGCAACAGTAAAGGCGTATGATCCGATTGCAATTAACGAAGCAAAAAAACGACTTGGTTATCAATGTGTGTATTCTGAAAATCTTTACGAAACGCTTACGGATACGGATGCTTGTTTGATCTTAACAGACTGGAACCAAGTTAAGGAACTGGACTTAATAAAAACAAAGAGCATACTCACTCAACCTCTCATTGTTGATGGGCGTAACCTATTTTCACTAGAAATGATGGAAGAACTTGGTTACACGTATTTATCAGTTGGTAGACCTGCAACAAATAAGATAGTGGATTTAACAAAAGCACTTTAG
- the tuaC gene encoding teichuronic acid biosynthesis protein TuaC: protein MNVLWITSVYPSADHPGSGVFHETQVQALLSQGVKVTVICPIPESPFFIRLFKKQYKKRDGEELSYVRKGVKVYRPRYLAIPGQLRWAQPDLRIAACISRTLEEYDLKPDLIHAHFAMPSGGAARLVAKEKEIPWLLTLHGSDVNIYPHYSKGAMRVFTEAVTEASAVLAVSARLKSKTTELTGIEGNVLPIGVNLAKFAKFTESKDELRRRLMLPTDKKLVVFVGRLTKAKGVNELVNAMEHVSEDIAFVFVGDGPEKEKLVKHKELNRRLFLTGQVENEQVRSYLVAGDVFALPSYTEGMPTVLIEAIALKIPVICTAVGGVPELFGPYANLLIAKKSVQSLVERIEDIVFGGVYTSKQQQYLYEHIQKNYDVNRNASLLAELYQEIINEGNDVSWRKWL from the coding sequence ATGAATGTTTTGTGGATAACAAGTGTGTATCCTAGTGCAGATCATCCCGGAAGTGGAGTTTTTCATGAAACACAGGTTCAGGCCCTACTTAGTCAAGGAGTTAAAGTAACTGTGATATGCCCGATTCCAGAGTCGCCATTCTTTATTCGTTTATTTAAAAAACAATACAAAAAAAGAGATGGTGAAGAACTCAGTTATGTACGTAAGGGTGTAAAGGTTTATCGTCCACGATATTTAGCTATTCCTGGGCAGTTAAGGTGGGCTCAACCAGATCTTAGGATTGCAGCTTGCATTAGTAGAACACTGGAAGAATATGATCTCAAACCCGACCTTATTCATGCACATTTTGCGATGCCCTCTGGTGGTGCTGCAAGATTAGTAGCAAAAGAAAAAGAAATTCCATGGTTATTAACTTTACATGGTAGTGATGTGAATATCTATCCCCACTACTCTAAGGGGGCAATGAGGGTATTTACAGAAGCGGTAACTGAGGCGAGTGCCGTGTTGGCTGTTAGTGCGCGGCTGAAAAGTAAAACAACTGAGCTTACAGGAATAGAAGGAAATGTTCTCCCTATAGGAGTCAATCTAGCGAAGTTTGCAAAGTTTACTGAGTCAAAAGATGAATTAAGAAGACGCCTGATGTTACCTACTGATAAAAAATTAGTCGTATTTGTTGGCAGATTAACAAAAGCAAAAGGGGTTAACGAACTGGTAAATGCAATGGAACATGTTTCAGAGGATATTGCATTTGTTTTTGTTGGTGATGGTCCTGAAAAGGAAAAGTTAGTGAAGCATAAAGAACTTAATCGAAGGCTCTTTCTAACAGGTCAGGTTGAAAATGAACAAGTACGGAGCTATTTAGTTGCTGGTGATGTATTTGCATTACCTTCTTATACGGAAGGAATGCCAACTGTTCTGATTGAGGCAATTGCATTAAAAATTCCGGTTATTTGTACGGCAGTTGGTGGGGTCCCTGAGCTATTCGGGCCATATGCTAATCTACTAATTGCAAAAAAATCAGTGCAAAGCTTGGTTGAACGAATTGAGGATATTGTCTTTGGAGGGGTTTATACATCAAAGCAACAACAATATCTCTATGAACATATCCAAAAAAATTATGATGTGAATCGAAATGCTAGCTTGTTAGCGGAACTCTATCAGGAAATCATAAATGAAGGGAATGATGTTTCATGGCGAAAATGGCTGTGA
- the tuaB gene encoding teichuronic acid biosynthesis protein TuaB encodes MSVIKLQMQKGIKWTGASAVLITIVQIAQFVMLGQSMSLAQFGQVGILTTIIIFAQIVIDLGLGSAVIQKQDVTNKTLSTLFWLNIFVGLVIFLTLFLTGPIISLFFQQPELTNVIRLVAVIFLIAPVGQQCQYLLQKHLRFDQLGGIEVSWTIISFIVLLVLLKLVSPIYAFAISQIAFYGGKGICYFLSYQKTWKPTFDFDLKESRELLAFGGYQLLSRLVNRIGSNLDVIIIGKFMGVEALGIYNLAYQIITIPVLKINPIITKVAFPLFSKNQQDHHQLTTGYLHMTKLLSIASFPILCGLISVTQEFVTLFFGRRWLVAVPVIQVMAIVGILRVLMNPNGSIILAKGKAKLAFYWDSGVLLFYGIALISAVTANNLVFVAWVYVIVSLVNFLLGRWLLTYLIQLKWVDYIKTIIIPLSFSIIISIGAFVVKEPLSLLFQGSNVLPFITTIFLSASVYILLFLLLGYFRNFVAIKRMLLKIRGRAI; translated from the coding sequence ATGTCAGTGATTAAGCTCCAAATGCAAAAAGGGATAAAGTGGACTGGAGCTTCAGCAGTTCTTATTACGATCGTTCAAATCGCTCAATTTGTGATGTTAGGCCAAAGCATGAGTTTAGCTCAATTTGGGCAGGTCGGAATACTTACTACGATTATTATTTTTGCTCAAATTGTAATTGATTTAGGATTAGGGTCAGCTGTTATTCAAAAGCAAGATGTGACCAACAAGACGTTATCGACATTGTTTTGGTTAAACATCTTTGTGGGATTAGTTATATTTTTGACTCTGTTTTTAACAGGGCCGATAATATCTCTTTTTTTCCAACAACCAGAATTAACGAATGTAATAAGACTTGTTGCCGTTATTTTCTTAATAGCACCAGTTGGTCAACAATGTCAGTACTTGCTACAAAAACATTTGCGTTTCGATCAACTAGGGGGAATTGAAGTTAGCTGGACAATCATCTCTTTTATTGTTTTGTTAGTGCTTTTAAAGTTAGTCAGTCCAATTTATGCTTTTGCGATTTCGCAAATTGCTTTTTACGGTGGAAAAGGAATTTGTTATTTCTTATCTTATCAAAAAACATGGAAGCCGACTTTTGACTTTGATTTAAAAGAATCAAGGGAGTTGCTAGCCTTTGGAGGTTATCAGTTATTATCACGTTTAGTAAACCGAATTGGCTCTAACCTTGATGTGATTATTATTGGGAAATTTATGGGTGTAGAGGCTTTAGGGATTTATAATTTAGCATACCAAATTATTACGATACCTGTATTAAAAATCAATCCAATTATTACGAAAGTGGCATTTCCATTGTTTTCAAAAAACCAGCAGGATCATCATCAACTTACCACTGGATATTTACATATGACGAAGTTGTTAAGTATAGCTTCTTTTCCGATTTTATGTGGACTAATCTCTGTAACCCAAGAATTCGTAACACTATTCTTTGGAAGAAGGTGGCTAGTTGCGGTTCCTGTTATTCAAGTCATGGCAATAGTAGGAATACTGAGAGTTTTAATGAATCCTAATGGCTCAATTATCCTTGCAAAAGGAAAAGCGAAACTAGCCTTTTACTGGGATTCAGGTGTTCTCCTTTTCTATGGAATTGCTTTGATAAGTGCTGTTACAGCAAATAATTTAGTTTTTGTGGCTTGGGTTTATGTGATTGTAAGCTTGGTTAATTTTCTCCTTGGAAGATGGCTATTAACTTATTTGATCCAGCTGAAGTGGGTGGATTACATCAAGACCATTATTATACCGTTGAGCTTTTCGATCATCATTAGCATTGGAGCCTTTGTGGTGAAGGAACCATTATCACTGCTATTTCAAGGTTCAAATGTCTTACCATTTATAACTACCATTTTCTTAAGTGCGAGCGTTTATATTTTATTGTTCTTACTTTTAGGCTATTTTCGTAACTTTGTTGCTATTAAACGGATGTTATTAAAGATTAGAGGTCGAGCTATATGA
- a CDS encoding sugar transferase gives MSTEKSFQFYQETSMFYASNLTLTKNAEQYLLVKRAIDLMLSMIGIILAIPIIVIFAILIVIETPGSPFYVQERVGKNGKFFKIVKLRSMRSDAEKNGAKWAEVNDCRITKVGAIIRKTRIDELPQLVSVLKGDMSMIGPRPERPMFTEIFNKEIVGFKDRLLVKPGLTGLAQVNGGYNISAQEKLYYDLEYIKNLTFTLEVKILLKTFKVVLTGEGAR, from the coding sequence TTGAGTACCGAAAAAAGCTTTCAATTCTACCAGGAAACGTCAATGTTTTATGCTTCGAATCTTACATTAACAAAAAATGCTGAGCAATATCTTTTAGTTAAAAGAGCTATTGATCTAATGCTCTCAATGATTGGAATTATATTAGCAATTCCTATTATAGTTATTTTTGCTATTTTAATTGTGATAGAGACACCAGGCTCTCCATTTTATGTTCAAGAACGAGTAGGGAAAAATGGGAAATTCTTTAAAATTGTTAAGCTTCGCTCGATGAGGAGTGATGCTGAAAAAAACGGGGCAAAGTGGGCGGAAGTTAATGACTGCAGAATAACGAAAGTTGGAGCAATTATAAGGAAAACGCGAATTGATGAATTGCCACAATTAGTTTCTGTACTAAAAGGAGATATGTCAATGATCGGGCCAAGACCAGAAAGGCCCATGTTTACGGAAATCTTTAATAAAGAAATTGTTGGATTTAAGGATCGACTACTAGTAAAACCCGGTCTAACGGGCTTAGCGCAAGTGAATGGAGGATATAATATCTCCGCACAAGAAAAGCTCTATTATGATTTGGAATATATTAAAAACCTAACATTTACTCTTGAAGTGAAAATTTTATTAAAAACCTTCAAGGTTGTGCTAACAGGAGAAGGTGCAAGGTAG
- a CDS encoding CoA-disulfide reductase codes for MKIIIIGGDAAGMSAAMQIVRNGSEKHEITVFEKGSVMSYGQCGLPYVISGKIESTEKLIARTKEEFEEYGINAKINHEVQQVDSKKKLVKGIDHSTNSTFEQSYDRLLVATGVSPIIPNWEGVNLSGIHPLKTIHDAKEIMKSLTRKVEHVTVIGGGYIGLEMAESFVELGKKVTIIERNERLAKIFDPDMSELIHDEAIRQNVELKFGESVEGFSGEETVQTVKTDKGEYETDLVLVAIGVKPNTSFLDGTGVVTSVNGAISVNAFMQTSVEDIFAAGDCATQYHRIKEKDDHIPLGTHANKQGVTAGLNLINIHKSFKGIVGSSIIKFFSLTLGRTGISEQEAKLLHIPFKSVTIKAKDIAGYYPGAKKMTVKLIYNEKSQKLLGGQIIGESGVDKRVDVLATALYSSLTIGDLLDLDLSYAPPYNGVYDPIQQAARRVK; via the coding sequence TTGAAGATTATAATTATTGGTGGAGATGCTGCCGGAATGAGTGCAGCGATGCAAATTGTCAGAAACGGCTCTGAAAAACATGAGATAACGGTCTTTGAGAAGGGTAGTGTCATGTCTTACGGACAGTGTGGGCTGCCTTATGTGATTAGTGGAAAAATTGAATCAACTGAAAAACTAATCGCTCGTACAAAAGAGGAGTTTGAGGAATATGGAATAAACGCAAAAATCAATCATGAAGTACAGCAAGTGGATTCAAAGAAAAAGCTGGTGAAAGGAATAGACCATTCCACGAATAGTACTTTTGAACAATCGTATGATCGACTATTAGTAGCGACAGGTGTGAGCCCGATCATTCCAAATTGGGAGGGAGTAAATCTTTCCGGCATTCATCCACTAAAAACAATTCACGATGCAAAAGAGATTATGAAGTCACTTACTAGAAAGGTTGAGCATGTCACGGTTATTGGTGGTGGTTATATTGGGCTTGAAATGGCAGAAAGCTTTGTTGAGTTAGGAAAAAAAGTAACAATTATTGAACGAAATGAAAGGCTAGCTAAAATCTTTGATCCCGACATGTCGGAGTTAATTCATGATGAAGCAATTCGTCAGAATGTTGAGCTCAAATTTGGTGAATCTGTGGAGGGGTTTTCTGGTGAAGAGACTGTCCAAACGGTGAAAACTGATAAAGGGGAGTATGAAACAGATCTTGTGTTAGTAGCAATTGGTGTAAAGCCGAATACCTCCTTTTTAGACGGTACTGGAGTTGTAACAAGCGTGAACGGAGCTATATCTGTGAATGCCTTTATGCAAACAAGTGTGGAGGATATTTTTGCAGCAGGAGATTGCGCTACTCAATATCACCGAATTAAAGAGAAGGATGATCACATACCACTTGGGACACATGCTAATAAGCAAGGTGTTACTGCTGGTTTGAACCTTATTAATATCCACAAATCATTTAAGGGAATAGTAGGAAGCTCTATTATCAAATTCTTCAGTTTGACTTTAGGGCGAACTGGTATCTCAGAACAAGAAGCAAAATTATTACATATCCCGTTTAAATCAGTAACAATTAAAGCGAAGGATATTGCTGGATATTATCCAGGAGCAAAAAAAATGACGGTTAAATTAATTTATAATGAAAAATCCCAAAAGCTATTAGGTGGTCAAATCATCGGGGAATCTGGTGTGGATAAAAGGGTTGATGTGTTAGCTACTGCACTTTATTCGTCATTGACAATCGGTGATCTATTGGATTTGGACTTATCTTATGCACCCCCATATAACGGTGTTTATGATCCAATTCAGCAGGCAGCAAGAAGAGTGAAGTGA